Sequence from the Paramisgurnus dabryanus chromosome 3, PD_genome_1.1, whole genome shotgun sequence genome:
TGGCATCATTATTCAACTAACCCAAATACAGGTTCACAGAAGCAAGTAACAATGAGCAATAGCAATGAATAtatcacagaagtttaagaagGATAAGGAGGTGGTCAAATAACTAATCACATGGAACCTGGTTCACAAAAGCACCTGCCCCTTTACCCTTGGATGACCATAGTGCCCTTTTTATCTAGGCCATAAATAAAATGGGTCACATGATGACATATTGACCTTTCAGAAAATCTAATCTACTTGTGAAATATTTAGAACAGACGGCTGAAGTCGAACTAATTGTTAAGGAATTTCTGAATAAATGAACGTTAGCCATTGTTCtcttatataaatgtttacagaagCCTGTGCGATGATTTACTTTGACTTCCATCGATTAAACAGCATTTTCTCACATGGTGCGATATTCCTTAGGGGTTTGTTTGGCAAAAAGGGGGTAGGGCGGTGGACGTTGGACAGTGCTCGGGGTGGAGACTGAAGGCGGCGACTGTGTTTTGGTGACATAGCAACTTTACAGAAGCAGGCTGTGTGCATTTGACTCTTAAATGACTGTTTTGAAACTTATATACTTACATAGCCCCTAGACCCCTGTTGTCATGAAAAAGCCCCAAAATTTCAGGTTTGACAATATGGGacctttaaagaagaacattttctggaaggcattaaagttttgtgaaaatcataaaaaaatgtttatgctggctggcaacttaaaaaaaaaacgctggtgaggaaagagttaaatgggGACTGCCCCTCCCTGATAGGTGATCTCAGTGGTCAATGACTACTGACTACACATTCACACaatttgaatgcattcgcgcgtctagAGAGAAGTAGACGCacagaaaaagcaagcatttgacacgCATCAGAGGCGAAATCCGCTTCCTGTGGGACGGGCAAGTGCTATgcagttgtctgtttgcaagatggctgatgttgattgtgcatttatcgagagagttactgATTTGTATTTGGTCACATTACTAAGGggaaaatttttttaaaaacctgcAGGAATgccgcgggtcgataaacgtcacgtaactcaaaagtgaaatctgtatttacaacttaccaggttgccaaATGTCTTCACTGActctcttccaagcgaggtcctttttattcctgtttctatagaaataagaattTGTGTTGTATAGCTCCACgtgactgctcacggacaatatcaagcgttccttcatgttgaatgagtgactcaaggcggggctgccgccacagcagcaagcaggctcctgattggttaacgcaaaAATCCACCAAatttcacatttttcaactcgggtgTCAGCCTCAAATTCGCGTtaaacgcaaaatgcacaaaaagcatcATTCGCACCACGCCAGATGCTTAATTCGCACCATTCCCACAAATTAGACGCGTTAATGAAGCGGAATCGTGTCTACCACGCTGCGCTAAACACCTCTTTCGCGCAGCGCTAAACGCCTCTTTcgtgccgcgagacctccagacgcgcatcACGTATTCACCCCTTGCTATTGCGCCAAATGGTTTAGTCACTCTGCACGCGCATTTTGCTTAAGTTTTTGAGCGTCTGGTGAAGTGCAAATTTCTGTGGTGCAGTtgaatagacccttttacagctcacatgatcaaatagcctgcacgcgcattttggcaacagaagtggtgttatgcTCAATTGGTTCTTACGTGTTaacaactcagaaagtttattcaaacggtttcccagcatcaaaatgtctggttgttgcgtttggttgctctaatataatatactaatatacctatatatgtatctggccactttatatttggccatctgccaacgtcttctatccactccactatagtacaggGATCTGGTAGCTctgttgaaaaagttgataaagtcaatttttttaaataactttctctgtctgtgttgcttcactgctgattcttgccatacttccgttgcTTAAAGTATGCTTTTGCTTTTTGCTAATGTACAAAACTAAAATggcatatttaaaatttaatttaagccTAAAGTAATAAAGcatgataaaaataaatgttctaagtaatgtaaaaatgtaatatctTGTTCATTcagcaaaataaaatatgactgaatcaAGTCTTGTTTGATTATCATACAGTTTGTTCATGTAGTGTTTAGAAAACTAAAATGGAAAAATGGGGGGGCATCAGGACTGCCTATACATAGGGCCTGGGACCTTGTGTTATGCCCCTGATGGAGGTAGATGTAATCCGAGAATCCAAAGTAATACTAAACACAAGGGATCTAACTATTCCCAGTAAACAATCGAACCTTCCCGTTATCCTTCCACGGTTCTGCACGCATGTGCACCACGGTGCACTGTATATATAGTTTGGTGAATGCATAAAACCACTAATGTATGGTTCTGAATAAGCTCTGCAAGTGTTTACGTGAGAGTACCTGTCCAATCAACTCGTAGTATGCAAATCTGTTGCCAACCTCACAGTTCCTCCTCAcgtgttggtgtgtgtgtgtgtgttgcggAACATATAGTGCAGCAAGCGAGGAGAAAAGCTGCTAAGAGAGGCACAGCCAGCTTCATTTACGTCTACTGCAACAGCGATTCTTAAAGAAAACGTGGACAAACCTGTAAAATGTGCAGTGTCGTATGCTCAAGGCAATACATTTAATATGACGAGTCGCTTGCGCCATCATCACCAAGGTGTTTTTGATAGCACGCGACCGCAGGTGAGACAAAAACAGCACACATTGCCTTcgtgtttaaatgttaacaaactgatctttttgcaaaaaaaattgaagaTGGCACAGAATATAAAAAGTAACCCAGTGTTCTAAgcttttttatgttaatttcaaAGTGCACTGTATGTTGGTACATGTAGTATGTagccagcagccatatcaccctgtagcccaagacagcttgcccactgaagctaagcagggctgagcctggttagtacttggatgggagaccacctgggaaaacgaggttgctgctggtagaggtgttagtgagaccagcagggggtgctcaccctgtggtctgtgtgggtcctaatgccccagtatagtgacggggacactatactgtcaaaaaaagcaccgtccttcggatgagacgttaaaccgaggtcctgactctctgtggtcattaaaaatcccaggatgtccttcgaaaaagagtaggggtgtgccccggcatcctggccaaacttgcccattggcctactaatcatccctcatactaattggctatatcactcggtctcctcttcactaataagctggtgtgtggtgggcgttctggcgcaatatggctgccgtcgcatcatccaggtggatgctgcacattggtggtggtttaggagattcccccattcatatgtaaagcgctttgagcactggaaaagcgctatataaatgtaactaattaaattaattaattagtaTAGTAATGCAAGTGcccttaaaggcggagtgcacaatgtttgaaagccaatgttgatatttgaaataaccttaacaaacacgcccctaccccaatagaatctggaccttcttttaaaagacccgccccacacatacgcaacccggcaaggatgtcggttagtagacacgccccttactgctgattggctataagtgtgttttggtagtcggcccgtctccttttccaaagcgtttttcaaacattgtgcactccgcctttaagtgaAAATTTAGATTTTGACAGGGGTTAACAActgcttaggtttttatttttgtaaagaagccTGTTGTGACCAAAGTGTTAggtgtttgtaaccaaattaataattttatttattttgaatttgacAGTAGCCTTTTGTCCCCGTAAACATACACACCGAAACCATGACCATAGAACCGTTATACACACCGAACTGTAAGTAATTTGAATGGTTACACCCCTACTAAACACTGATGACAATGAAATAGAATCCTCTGAAGGTCAGATAAAGTGCGTCAGGTTAGTCAACACAACATACAAGCATATATAGACGAGAGCGGACAGTAAGCGTGTGCCTGTGGATGGTTTTTAAAGGGTGAGTATAATTAGCCACCAGATGCGGGGAATTAGAATTTGTGTGTGAGTGATCTGGTGACTTGAGTGAGTGAGGAACCTGGCGGATCCCTGACAATTATGTTgtaaacattgttttaaattatttgcTTATTACCTTATGAGCTGCGATTACATAAAAGTTTCCACAGTGTTTTCATAATATATgaactattattattaataattattacatTATGAGCTCAAAGTGTTATTAAGTAAAAATTGTTGACATTTAATTACAATAATTTAATACGTATTACATTATTAGTTGCTACAgacttaaaggtagggtatgTAATTTTGacaaatgctaacggtagccgacTAGCAATAAAATCACGATGCCACCCTCCATTCAAATcaccatccaaagtcacgcctctttcaaaacacatgaacatgcacagatcagacggtgacatctcatgtctcattcaccagtgagaaaactttgcagaaCAAAGTaaataacattaccaaaataaccaacataaacaaatggtttacatcagaattagttaaagcacaATTTCGGttaatatctgaatccatctcaatacaatcATATTgtgtacctaccttaccaaaataaacagtgcaacaaCACTTTCAGACCCTCCTGCAGCTGAatgcagtaaagttaccgatgttaatttgggtttgtgttctttgctgatccaggcagtttttgctgttgttgttataaaagatgtctttcgttttgtggctcctgtgcaggttttcaattcagcagaaaagtttgccattctcGCTGATGATGTATGGCGTCTGCGTGGACTAGCTGTGCGGTGGCATTTGTAGTGGTTTTCCTTTTCCTCAAATGAAACCATCTTCAGTattaggttttgatttcaagagtTAGACTTTTATTATCCGGACAAAATAAAAGCCGAGCAGTCTGGCAAAAACGCCAAGACTCACTGAAAAACTTTTCCCAGTACTTCCCAGTATTTAAGCCTGTCTTCGCACGCAATTCATGACCTTTACATTAACCTTAGCATATGCTTCTCTTCCCAAGGGCTTGTAACATGAAGAAACATGGTTTATATCATATAGAAATACATGGTGATCTCATTCCTGGGACTGTGGATCTTTTGTCCATACCCACGACATGTAGAACCTTCCCCATGTACTTTTTGAACaaactgcaatgcatgctggtaATTTtcctacacacacatataactGGTTATATCCATATagcaaaacataaaaacataatggtaaaTTATTTGATACTTAATTTGGATTAAAACAAACCACTTCACATTCAAATTACACTTAcggatgagggacaaaaaaggcaacgtccgttcggaccgaaatttATGATTGGTTAAACATTTTTTGGTGGCATTTTTTTGCCACGCTACTCTGCACGGATGAATCTGATGTCTGTGATTACCGCATTATAGCGGATCTGTCATATACATACACACCTGGCGGGGTGGCGCCGGCATTGTGCAAATACCTGCAGGTTTATTGGCATTTTGTTAGTTtccccttccttcagggaacgagggttacatacgtaaccaagATGTCATAACAGATGATTCCCTATATGTAAGAATGTAATTCTGACATATTTACATAACGTTTCCCATGATCATTGTTTGTTACTTTTACCCGGGAAAACTGACTGGCCACTCAAATCAGAAATAATTCTTATAAGCTTGCCACTGTGAATTGGCGGAAGGTAAGGAGacagttttaaaaactgattttgttcatttttaactgAAAAAAATAAGGATTGGGGAATAGTTGAATGATCCTGATATGTTCTTTACAAACACAGATCAAAGTTAattctgtaatgttttctgttgtttatatatttaacaggAAGAAAACAAGGACACTAAAACAGCAGGAGGCCGACCAGATCAACAACTAGAAGACGACAAGAGAAGAATAGAAAACATAAAGCATCTATTTCACAAATTTCTTCTTACAGACAGGCATCAGAGTAAACTTAGAGCTGAAGATGTTTTTGAGATATCTGCTCATTCATTACAGTCTCATGAGTCTTGTACTGAAAAAGACCTGGTTCAGACTTTCCTACAGAACCTACTTACAATTAACTACAGAGCAAGATACATTAATATTAAAGAGACAAATGAACATCATCACAGacaacaaagagaaaatcacttcaaAAAGCAAGAGagtaattttttaaaagctATGTCTTTGTCTAATAAGGGAGTGAGTAAACCAGACCCAGTTCACCCGATGGATGTTCAGATGGCTGTGTTTCATTGTGCTGATAGTTTcctaaagcagctgatggtcACTAAACTCTCACAGTGTCAGTTTGCTCTTCCTCTTCTTGTTCCTCATCCATTCACACAACAGATTGAGTTTCCTCTCTGGACATTCAGACAAATCAACAAGAGCTGGAAGATGAAAAATACTAACAATGACATCATCAGTAAAGTCCAGCCAGTGTACAAAGCAGAAACTCCAATAGTGTCGTTCTTCAGGTTTGATTCTGTGTCTTCATCCAAGTCTCAGCTGATGAACAATCTGATCAATGAGAAACACAACACGTTCTTCCACAGGAACTGTCCAGGGAGCAGCAGAACCAGACTACTGATGGATGGAGTGGTGGAGATCGCCTGGTTCTGGCCCTCTGGGAAAAACACAGATAAATTTAATAACTGTGTTGCTTTCTGTAATCTTCATGGTGATGCTGGAGTCCATGAGAAACAACTGCAGATTCTGACTCAAAAGTCTTCAGTCAATGTTGTTCTTCTAAAACAGCTTGACGAGAATGacaaaaacataacaaaacTCGAAAATCTCTACAGTGATTCAAAGCCACTTATTTGCCTTTTTTCTGAGGATGACTCTGATTTAATAGAGACAGATACAGGAAAATACAAAATTGGTCTGAAAGGCAGAAATCAGTCAGATGTATCTGAAGAACTCAGAAGAGCTATAAATGATTGTCTCTCATCTTCAGCATCAGTTTCCATATTCAAACTTGAAGATTTGTCCAAACACTCAGATATCAGAGTAGATGAGAAAGATGATGAAGACTGCAGGAGAGGAAGAGAAGCAGCACAGCAGATGATGAGTTTACTGGAGAATAAAGATCTGAGAGAAATCAAAGAATCATTTCTGCCCTGTCAGGGTGAACTCTGGCATCAGTGGTGTCAGAAGAACAAAGAACTTCATCGACCTCAATGTGATGACATAGAACAAGAAATAAGCAGAAAACAAACAGAAATGAAGAAAATTCGTGAACAGCAACACAAATGCCACATAAGTGAGTTTATAAAGTTCTTTATAAAACAAATGAATTCATATGCTACAAATAGGAGTTTTTTTCTCAAATGGCTCAGAATCCTCTTGAATGAAGTTAACTCAGCGGATCTTTCTGCTGTGCAACACAAGTATGATATAAACTGGTTAAAAGTCTCAAAACTCAAAGGAATTTATAAAACTAACCAACTCAGAGAACAAAAAGAACTTGGAAAAATATCTGAAGAACTTCAAGCAGCAACCTTTGGTTTGGAGCACATCATGAGAGAGATCGGTCAGATTTATGAATCATGTTCATCTGTGAAAAAGAATAAGACAGATCTGCAGTTTAACTTCTTGTCTCTCCCGAGTCTTGCAGCAGAGATGATGATCTGTGGATTTCCACTGGAGCTGATGGATGGAGACGCTGCTCATGTTCCTCTGATCTGGATCACTGCTGTTCTAGATGAACTCATAGAGAAACTGGGAGACCAGAGAGTTTTTGTGCTGTCAGTTTTAGGGATTCAGAGCTCTGGGAAATCCACCATGCTCAATGCCATGTTTGGACTTCAGTTTGCAGTTGGTGCTGGCCGATGCACCAGAGGAGCTTTCATGCAGCTGATCAAAGTATCAGAGGAGATGAAACAACAGCTTAAGTTTGATTATATTCTGGTTGTTGATACTGAGGGTCTTCGGGCTCTAGAATTTGATGGAAACTCCACAAGACATCATGACAATGAATTGGCCACATTTGTTGTGGGTCTTGGTAATCTGACATTGATCAACATCTTTGGAGAAAACCCAGCTGAGATGCAGGATATTCTTCAGATTGTTGTTCAGGCATTTCTGAGGATGAAGAAGGTCAATCTGAATCCCAGCTGTATATTTGTACATCAGAACGTTTCAGACGTCACAGCTGGAGAGAAAAACATGCAGGGAAAGAGACGACTTCAGGTGAAACTGGATAAGATGACAAAACTCGCTGCTGAAGATGAAGTTAATAATGCAGAATGTTTCAGTGATGTCATTAATTTTAATGTACGTAATGATGTGAAATATTTTGCTCAGCTGTGGGAGGGAAGCCCACCAATGGCTCCACCAAACCCAAACTACTGTGAAAATATTCAAGAACTAAAgaaaactattatttcacaagCCTCAAAATCAAATGGAATGAGGCTGACACACCTGCGTGAGCGAATTAAAGATCTCTGGGAGGCTTTACTGAACGAACGATTTGTGTTCAGCTTTAGAAATTCTCTGGAGATTTCAGTAAACAGGAGACTGGAGACAGAATACAGCAAGTGGACCTGGACTCTACGCAGTGCCATGATGGAAATTCAGACCAAACTGCATAATAAAATAGAAAATGAAGCAATTCATGAGATTGACGAAACTGAACTTCATAGAGACCTGAAGGAGAAAAGTGAAGAAGTGAAAAACTCATTGTCAGATTTCTTTGAGAAAGACCCAGATGCTGATATACTGATTCAATGGAAAACatcatttgaaataaaaatcaaAGATGTTCAGGAGAGCATTGTTAGAGAAACAATGAGGAAATTAAACGAGATTCTTCAGCAGCGAGACCTGAAGAGAAAGATTGATGCTCAAAGGAGACAACATGAAAACACTCTCTTAGAAAAGAGCAAAGAACTTGCATTAAAACTTACAGATGAAACAAATAATGAAGAAATACTGAAGAGAGAGTTTGATTTGTTTTGGGAAGACTGTGTGAAGATAATCAGAGATACTCCTCCAATCAAAGACATTAACATACTAAAAGATGTGAAAATACTCCTCAGTGACATCTATAAAAGTCTCAATGTAGACCATTGGAAGGACAGTGATATTTTTACTTTGCAGAATTATTCAGGTTATGTACAGGAAAAGAAATCCAGGGGCTTAACAGGATTCgttaaaaaattaatttcagGTTCACTTTCTGATCAAACTGAAAGCAAAATAAGAGCCCTAATTAATGAAATTGTTCAGCAGACAGACATAATGATTCAGTCATTTAATATTTCAAAGATGGGCTACAACAACAGCTGCATTCAACAGCTAATAGATTACATCAAGGCAAAACTGAAAGAAGATGAGGAAGAGTCTGTGAAATATGTGTTCAAGAAGGAATTCTTCATAGATTTGGTATTTTCTATATTTAAGAGAGCAGAAAAGACATTCAATGATCAATACAAAATGTTCCGAGAAGTCAATGATCCTGTTCTCTATTTGACAAAGAAGAAAAGAGAATACTATAGTATTTTCCAGAAATACTGTCATGAAGCAACATCAGCTGCAATTTTTGGTGAGATCATTTGTCAGAAACTGAAGAGACCCATTGAACAGAGTCTCTATAAACAGACTGCCAGAGATTTCGCTGATGAAATCAAATCAAACTGTCCATCACTGAATGGAAACAGATCAAATCTGGAGAAACACATCTTGAAGAGACTGGCAGAAGAGGAGAAGTTTGACAAATACAAGAAGTACATTCATAATCCCAGAGATCTCTTCAAGAGTTTCATCAGAGATGAAGTCCATCAGTACATCAGAGATAAGTTCAGTATCAGTGTTCAACCCAAGATGAAGGAAAACATTAAAGTGCTGCAGAAGAAGATCCTGACAGCAGCTCATGAATCTACTGAAGATGTTCAAGTGAAGAGTGGAGATGTTGATTTGTGGTTGAAGTTTTTCACACAGCAGCTCTCAGATGTTCTGATATTCTCTGTGAAGGACTTCAGTGGAGTGAATCATGATGATGTTGATGATTTTAAACTCCTAGAAGATGTGTTAAGAAAAGAACTTCCTTCTATAATGTCTAACATCAGCAGAGAGTTCAGCAGAGATACATTTGATAAAAAACTGGATCTCAACAACAGACCAGATCAGATTCTGATTGATCACTTATGTCGGTGCTGTTGGGTTCAGTGTCCGTTCTGTAAAGCCATCTGCACCAACACAATAGAGAATCATGATGGAGATCACAGTGTTCCCTTCCATAGAGTAGAGGGAATCAAGGGGTGGCATTACAGGGGAACAACAAACCTTTCTGCTGAAATATGCACAACATCAGTAGCAAGCAACACTGCAGGTTTTTATCCAGATTCCAGAGACATTTTATTCCTCTATAGAAAATACAGATCAGCAGGAGGAGTTTATTCAAAGTGGAGCATCACCCCTGACGTCTCTGAGCTGCCTTACTGGAAGTGGTTTGTGTGCAGATTTCAAAAAGAtcttgaaaagcattttaaaaaaacattccaggatagAGGAAAGATTCCAGATGAATggagacaaataaaaaaacaggaagctgttgatAGTTTAGATAAATACATCtaattcattaaaaaaacacagtcATTTATAACTCATATTAACATCATCCAAGAAGcaatttaaaggcggagtccacgatgtttgaaaaacggtttggaaaaggagacgggccgactaccaaaacacacttatagccaatcaaatcaaatcaaatgccgggttgcgtatgtgtggggcgggtctatcaacggaatgtccagattctattggggtagggacgtgtttgtttaggcgatttcaaatatcaacactggctttcaaacatcttggactccgcctttaagggAAGTCGCCATGAAATGGAAATAGAAGTAGATTGTTTTATTTTCCCCATGGTAACATTTATCCAAGTGAAACAGCTTCTGAAATGATAAAAGgtagggctggacttgaatttagcctagccccatgtATTTCTATGGctgggatgaatttagaagccaccaaacacttccatgttttccttatttaaagactgttaaatgagtagttacacgagtaagtatggtggcacaaaataaaacatttgtttggagccatagaaatgaatggggataggctaaatgctaacacattcaagaagcgctgtacaaatattaaaagtgcacgcactgaataaagataggtactgtatgtattaaatcatctaagttgaggtaagaacatagtaaaatattgaaaaagggtgttttttatttaaagattaGAAGTAATTAAGTGTTTTGTTCTTTACGCAATCTGTAAACTGTTAGATACTGCAACCAATGTTTAAAGATGATGTATGCCTGGAAAAATATAAGCATAAAGTTACACAGCACATAAATATTGATAAAAGTAATCCAGTTTAAATCCGTCTACAATGTCTGTGACTGAGCAGAGACCTAATACATCAAATACAATgaacaacatttatttacttaacagacacttttattcacTTACAAATGAGAGAGCTTTTGGCATTTTTCCCAGAAGCTTAAATAAAGTGTAGTTTAGCTATAGGAAGTAGCATTGTGTAGTGTGGAAATTTTTGGTTGCAGCGTCACTCACTCACATTCATTCATATTCATTGATGATTAATAAAAAAGTACACTGATAAAATATTCTgactaataaattaaacaattggAATTTGCTCATTTAATCCATTACAATATAATTTTTGGTTTtagttaaaaatatttagtGGTATTTAAGTGGTTATAGGTTCATCACGTGTGTTTCAAATCAACCTATGTGAACTTATCTCGTATAATTTCTGTTGAATTAAATCAATATTCCTAAAATTGGTTGGAGATTTCCAGATCCCAGCATGCTTTAATATGAGTCTAATATAAAATAAAGggatattttatgcattttaaaggTCACGCTTTTCCTGATTCCATTtttttagttagtgtgtaatgttgctataatagcataaataatacatgtaaaatgataaagctcaaagttcaatgccaggcgatatattttctttaacagaattcacctttcaaagcctacagcgaacggcaaatttggactacagtcctctacttcccGATTGAATGACTtcaatataagagtttttgactaaactccacccacaggcagggccgccttaacctaatgtgaggccccggggctaagaggTTTTGTTGGCTCCCCATCCCCTCGATTTAtagtctcatttaaaaaaaaaaaaggtaatctaggtaatctacatcacaaaatgcattagtttcttttgagacatacaacagtgagttttccctctttgacccagaaaacaccataatatcattattaacatatcactgagcccacttgagcataaacacaagacactttatttaacaaccacacacagcaacttgtggtgataataaaaccaaaatgtgtgagagtatatatgtttataagctttatgtttatatagtttttggaatatacaaatttgcagaaaattgccactcactaactaaatgctcaccacagttttaaaaatataataagttaaagttagttttaaagtgaaaatgcattaatgataacaaaagataagtctttatagacagaattttgttttttaatcagttatttataggctattgaagatatagtatgcattgtatttagtatttatgcatactacgcatgtaaaacgaacaagtatgaatatgcacaaaacagacagggaacatacctgtatataagatctttagataaggagattataaatatgaatggtgctatcaggggatgatcatttgagatggtcttgtcgctttttactttcttagacttgcacctttaccgttgcgtctctttctcgtctttctaaaccaacagatgtgtgtactgtgagctaacatcgcgtcaaactacagCGCTCCAGCTgtgcacgcgtcactgatataaacgctagtaaacttaaactttataacaactaacagcattatgcgcgggaactcctttctttatttagtGGCACAGTTTCTTGCCTCAGCTTCAGAGActcagctgcacgagcacag
This genomic interval carries:
- the LOC135768886 gene encoding interferon-induced very large GTPase 1-like, which gives rise to MATSQQEENKDTKTAGGRPDQQLEDDKRRIENIKHLFHKFLLTDRHQSKLRAEDVFEISAHSLQSHESCTEKDLVQTFLQNLLTINYRARYINIKETNEHHHRQQRENHFKKQESNFLKAMSLSNKGVSKPDPVHPMDVQMAVFHCADSFLKQLMVTKLSQCQFALPLLVPHPFTQQIEFPLWTFRQINKSWKMKNTNNDIISKVQPVYKAETPIVSFFRFDSVSSSKSQLMNNLINEKHNTFFHRNCPGSSRTRLLMDGVVEIAWFWPSGKNTDKFNNCVAFCNLHGDAGVHEKQLQILTQKSSVNVVLLKQLDENDKNITKLENLYSDSKPLICLFSEDDSDLIETDTGKYKIGLKGRNQSDVSEELRRAINDCLSSSASVSIFKLEDLSKHSDIRVDEKDDEDCRRGREAAQQMMSLLENKDLREIKESFLPCQGELWHQWCQKNKELHRPQCDDIEQEISRKQTEMKKIREQQHKCHISEFIKFFIKQMNSYATNRSFFLKWLRILLNEVNSADLSAVQHKYDINWLKVSKLKGIYKTNQLREQKELGKISEELQAATFGLEHIMREIGQIYESCSSVKKNKTDLQFNFLSLPSLAAEMMICGFPLELMDGDAAHVPLIWITAVLDELIEKLGDQRVFVLSVLGIQSSGKSTMLNAMFGLQFAVGAGRCTRGAFMQLIKVSEEMKQQLKFDYILVVDTEGLRALEFDGNSTRHHDNELATFVVGLGNLTLINIFGENPAEMQDILQIVVQAFLRMKKVNLNPSCIFVHQNVSDVTAGEKNMQGKRRLQVKLDKMTKLAAEDEVNNAECFSDVINFNVRNDVKYFAQLWEGSPPMAPPNPNYCENIQELKKTIISQASKSNGMRLTHLRERIKDLWEALLNERFVFSFRNSLEISVNRRLETEYSKWTWTLRSAMMEIQTKLHNKIENEAIHEIDETELHRDLKEKSEEVKNSLSDFFEKDPDADILIQWKTSFEIKIKDVQESIVRETMRKLNEILQQRDLKRKIDAQRRQHENTLLEKSKELALKLTDETNNEEILKREFDLFWEDCVKIIRDTPPIKDINILKDVKILLSDIYKSLNVDHWKDSDIFTLQNYSGYVQEKKSRGLTGFVKKLISGSLSDQTESKIRALINEIVQQTDIMIQSFNISKMGYNNSCIQQLIDYIKAKLKEDEEESVKYVFKKEFFIDLVFSIFKRAEKTFNDQYKMFREVNDPVLYLTKKKREYYSIFQKYCHEATSAAIFGEIICQKLKRPIEQSLYKQTARDFADEIKSNCPSLNGNRSNLEKHILKRLAEEEKFDKYKKYIHNPRDLFKSFIRDEVHQYIRDKFSISVQPKMKENIKVLQKKILTAAHESTEDVQVKSGDVDLWLKFFTQQLSDVLIFSVKDFSGVNHDDVDDFKLLEDVLRKELPSIMSNISREFSRDTFDKKLDLNNRPDQILIDHLCRCCWVQCPFCKAICTNTIENHDGDHSVPFHRVEGIKGWHYRGTTNLSAEICTTSVASNTAGFYPDSRDILFLYRKYRSAGGVYSKWSITPDVSELPYWKWFVCRFQKDLEKHFKKTFQDRGKIPDEWRQIKKQEAVDSLDKYI